A stretch of Aerococcaceae bacterium zg-252 DNA encodes these proteins:
- the gorA gene encoding glutathione-disulfide reductase translates to MREYDLITIGGGSGGIATANRAAQYGAKVAVIEANLIGGTCVNVGCVPKKVSWYAAKINEAIHHYGPGYGFTVENAQFDFQQFLAARNGYVERSRNSYDNAFTNNGVEVIDGYATFVNQNEVEVNGERIRAKHIVIATGGRPSMPDVKGIELTDNSDDFFEWQALPESVLVVGAGYIAVELAGVLHSLGVDTKLAVRYERPLRTFDRMLTDGLVEAMEKNGPTLLTNTTIDEYRKNGDKIECLMQGKVVATVDKVVVAIGRKPNVEHLKLENAGVALDERGYIQVDEQHQTSTPGIYAIGDVIGKVDLTPVAIKAGRQVSEYLFNQASTASISYELIPTVVFSHPPIGTIGLTEEEALKQFGEADIKIYRSKFFSMYASASGHREPCYFKLVCQGPDEVVVGLHGIGEGVDEMIQGFGVAMKMKATKADFDAVVAIHPTGSEEFVTMR, encoded by the coding sequence ATGCGAGAATATGATTTAATTACAATTGGTGGTGGTAGTGGTGGAATTGCGACTGCTAATCGTGCAGCACAATATGGAGCTAAAGTAGCTGTAATCGAAGCCAATTTAATTGGTGGGACTTGTGTTAATGTTGGGTGTGTTCCCAAAAAAGTAAGCTGGTATGCAGCTAAAATCAATGAAGCCATTCATCATTATGGCCCTGGCTATGGTTTTACAGTAGAAAATGCTCAATTTGATTTTCAGCAATTTTTAGCAGCACGAAACGGTTATGTAGAGCGTTCACGCAATAGTTATGATAATGCCTTTACTAATAATGGGGTTGAAGTCATTGACGGTTATGCGACTTTCGTTAATCAAAATGAAGTAGAAGTAAATGGTGAGCGTATCCGTGCTAAACATATTGTAATTGCAACTGGTGGAAGACCGAGCATGCCAGATGTAAAAGGAATTGAATTAACGGATAATTCCGATGATTTCTTTGAATGGCAAGCATTGCCAGAGTCAGTATTAGTTGTTGGGGCTGGATATATTGCCGTTGAGTTAGCCGGAGTATTGCATTCGCTTGGTGTTGATACTAAATTAGCTGTACGTTATGAGCGACCACTACGCACATTTGACCGTATGTTAACGGACGGTTTAGTCGAAGCAATGGAGAAAAATGGGCCGACTTTATTGACGAATACTACGATTGATGAGTACCGAAAAAATGGGGATAAAATTGAATGTTTAATGCAGGGGAAAGTAGTGGCGACAGTAGATAAAGTGGTTGTTGCGATTGGTCGCAAACCGAATGTGGAGCATTTAAAATTAGAAAATGCAGGTGTTGCCTTAGATGAACGTGGATATATTCAAGTTGATGAACAACATCAAACTTCTACACCTGGTATTTATGCGATTGGGGATGTCATTGGAAAAGTTGATTTGACCCCAGTAGCGATTAAAGCTGGACGTCAAGTATCGGAGTATTTATTTAATCAAGCGTCAACGGCGAGTATTTCGTATGAGTTAATTCCAACGGTTGTCTTCAGTCATCCACCGATTGGTACGATTGGTTTAACAGAAGAAGAGGCATTGAAACAATTTGGCGAAGCGGATATTAAAATATATCGTAGTAAATTCTTCTCAATGTACGCATCGGCTAGTGGACATCGTGAACCTTGTTATTTTAAATTAGTATGTCAAGGACCAGATGAAGTTGTAGTTGGGCTTCATGGGATTGGTGAAGGGGTCGACGAAATGATTCAAGGATTTGGTGTTGCCATGAAAATGAAAGCCACGAAAGCAGATTTTGATGCAGTAGTAGCGATTCATCCGACTGGTAGTGAAGAATTTGTGACCATGCGTTGA
- a CDS encoding pyridoxamine 5'-phosphate oxidase family protein: MKVNDILSILQKDMKVAVFATVDKDGKPHARHAHIGVANEQGIFFMTSPKTNFYQQMAHNPHVAITAMSQDDYLIQVIRIEGKVREIGRERLTEVLKDNPFVKHVYPTESDIAGVQVFHLYEGEGFYHSMTQGHKYVFKINEHVTGVE, translated from the coding sequence ATGAAAGTAAATGATATTTTATCCATTTTGCAAAAAGATATGAAAGTAGCTGTTTTTGCGACAGTTGATAAAGACGGAAAACCTCATGCTCGTCATGCACATATTGGGGTAGCGAATGAACAAGGTATTTTCTTTATGACAAGTCCAAAAACGAATTTTTATCAACAAATGGCTCATAATCCACATGTTGCCATTACAGCGATGTCACAAGATGATTACTTGATTCAAGTGATTCGTATTGAGGGGAAAGTCAGAGAAATTGGGCGAGAACGTTTGACTGAAGTGTTAAAAGATAATCCATTTGTTAAGCATGTTTACCCAACTGAAAGTGATATTGCGGGTGTTCAAGTGTTTCACTTATACGAGGGAGAGGGTTTCTACCATAGTATGACGCAAGGACATAAATATGTTTTTAAAATTAATGAGCATGTAACTGGAGTAGAGTAG
- a CDS encoding MATE family efflux transporter, which yields MKQTKPNLMLEGPITKTILTISAPLMLNNLIRTLYNLTDGLYVAQLSSDDFAATAFVWPLNFLFISLGMGIGVGATTLIAQNLGAKKEQQAHQYAQNALNLSIVIGLIFSVIGYFASPLFVQWMGGAGEFATKSITYLKINFIGLFFDFGYFAYQAVLNAEGQTKMITAISTISSLLNVILDPLLIFKTIPLINVPGLDMGIAGAAWATVISKIVLLILAAYTVQNRSRIPRLTLNFHFNWASIHTLSKIALPSAFGYGGAAMGFTVLNGLIQSYGTDTLAAFSMGNRLSDLMTQPQMGIGMALTSLIGQNVGAKQFDRAKAIFTKTLHIVLLISAVSSLAIFLFKDPLLSIFITDSSNHNLWIQASEYLYFSAFIIFFMGLFSGFSGFFQGVGKTNYSMYMAIGRLWFLRLPFIWIFSHFTSLESTGIWIAMLLSNGLTVLFAYIAYRYYQWEEII from the coding sequence ATGAAACAAACAAAACCCAATTTAATGTTAGAGGGGCCGATTACGAAAACCATTTTAACGATTTCGGCACCTTTAATGCTTAATAACTTAATTCGAACACTATACAACTTGACAGACGGCCTATACGTCGCCCAACTATCTTCAGACGATTTTGCAGCCACTGCATTTGTCTGGCCATTAAATTTCTTATTTATCTCATTGGGTATGGGGATTGGTGTCGGTGCTACCACACTAATTGCTCAAAATTTAGGAGCTAAAAAAGAACAGCAAGCACATCAATATGCACAAAATGCTCTCAATCTTTCAATAGTTATCGGCCTTATTTTTTCAGTCATTGGTTATTTTGCTTCTCCACTCTTTGTCCAGTGGATGGGAGGCGCCGGAGAATTTGCAACAAAAAGCATTACCTATCTAAAAATAAATTTTATCGGTCTATTTTTTGATTTTGGTTATTTTGCCTATCAAGCAGTCTTAAATGCTGAGGGTCAAACAAAAATGATTACTGCTATTAGTACCATTTCTTCTTTACTCAATGTTATTCTCGACCCATTATTAATTTTTAAAACAATCCCACTTATCAATGTACCCGGATTGGACATGGGAATCGCTGGAGCAGCTTGGGCAACGGTTATTTCAAAAATAGTCTTACTCATACTCGCTGCATATACCGTACAAAATCGCTCACGCATTCCACGATTAACGCTTAATTTTCACTTTAATTGGGCAAGCATCCACACACTTAGTAAAATTGCACTACCAAGTGCTTTCGGTTATGGTGGAGCAGCAATGGGCTTTACTGTCTTGAATGGTTTAATTCAATCATACGGAACAGATACCTTAGCAGCCTTTTCAATGGGTAATCGCCTATCAGATTTAATGACACAACCACAAATGGGAATTGGAATGGCATTAACATCATTGATTGGGCAAAATGTCGGAGCAAAACAATTTGACCGTGCTAAAGCAATCTTTACAAAAACATTGCACATCGTCTTATTGATTTCCGCCGTATCATCGCTAGCAATCTTTTTATTCAAAGACCCATTGCTGTCAATTTTTATTACAGATAGCAGCAATCACAATCTATGGATACAAGCCAGCGAATATTTATATTTTTCTGCCTTTATTATCTTCTTTATGGGCTTATTCTCTGGATTTAGTGGTTTTTTCCAAGGTGTAGGGAAAACGAATTATTCTATGTATATGGCAATTGGACGCTTATGGTTTTTACGTTTACCATTCATCTGGATTTTCAGCCATTTTACATCATTAGAGTCCACTGGTATTTGGATAGCCATGTTACTATCCAATGGATTAACCGTATTATTTGCCTATATCGCTTATCGCTACTATCAATGGGAAGAAATTATTTAA
- a CDS encoding TIGR01457 family HAD-type hydrolase: MKQYKAYLIDLDGTVYFGKNRIPTAEQFIKKLLAADIPLLFMTNNATKSPQEVADNLVTNYDLPVTAEHCYTSALALIDYLNAHHSDARVHVVGEPSLVNLIKEAGYTIDQTNQADVVVQALNRQATYESLAMAAQAIRNGAAFLVTNTDRSIPTENGMMPSSGALTAFLQYTTRVEPVVMGKPYRPILDGCLNRLGLNVEDVLMIGDNYETDIRVGLDAGMDTLLVLTGVTTAADVSNFPVAPTYVLNNLSEWELGE; the protein is encoded by the coding sequence TTGAAACAGTATAAAGCATATTTAATTGATTTAGACGGAACGGTTTATTTTGGTAAAAATCGTATTCCAACAGCTGAACAGTTTATCAAAAAATTATTGGCAGCGGATATTCCATTATTATTTATGACTAATAATGCGACGAAAAGTCCGCAAGAAGTTGCTGATAATTTAGTCACTAACTATGATTTGCCAGTGACGGCAGAGCATTGTTATACTTCGGCTTTAGCATTAATCGATTATTTGAATGCACATCATTCAGATGCCAGAGTGCATGTGGTGGGGGAACCGTCCTTGGTTAATTTGATTAAAGAAGCGGGCTATACTATCGACCAAACGAATCAAGCAGATGTAGTGGTACAAGCATTAAATCGTCAAGCAACCTATGAATCGCTCGCAATGGCAGCTCAAGCGATTCGAAATGGGGCTGCTTTTCTTGTGACGAATACTGACCGTAGTATCCCAACGGAAAATGGCATGATGCCAAGTTCCGGTGCTTTAACGGCATTTTTACAATACACAACACGTGTCGAGCCGGTGGTTATGGGTAAGCCGTATCGTCCAATTTTAGATGGTTGTCTGAACCGATTAGGTCTGAATGTCGAAGATGTTTTAATGATTGGTGACAATTATGAAACGGATATTCGAGTGGGATTAGATGCTGGAATGGACACCTTATTAGTGTTAACAGGGGTGACGACAGCTGCTGATGTTTCAAATTTTCCTGTAGCACCGACCTATGTATTGAATAATTTATCGGAGTGGGAGTTGGGTGAATGA
- a CDS encoding GlsB/YeaQ/YmgE family stress response membrane protein → MIGSLIVGGILGWLAGVILDRDVPGGIIGNIIAGFLGGWIGNQLFGPIGPVWGGFSVVSTLLGAILLLIVMSYLSRRKRR, encoded by the coding sequence ATGATTGGATCATTAATCGTTGGTGGTATCTTAGGTTGGTTAGCCGGTGTTATTTTAGATCGTGATGTTCCAGGTGGGATTATCGGTAATATTATTGCCGGTTTCCTAGGTGGTTGGATTGGTAATCAATTATTCGGTCCGATTGGTCCGGTATGGGGTGGCTTTAGCGTGGTTTCAACTCTGCTAGGAGCTATTTTATTACTTATTGTCATGAGCTATTTATCTAGACGTAAACGTCGATAG
- the rpsP gene encoding 30S ribosomal protein S16, giving the protein MAVKIRLKRMGAKKKPFYRIVVADSRSPRDGRIIEQIGIYNPLTEPATLDVKEELALKWLGNGAQPSDTVRSLLSKAGIMKKFHESK; this is encoded by the coding sequence ATGGCAGTAAAAATCCGTTTAAAACGTATGGGTGCTAAGAAAAAACCTTTCTACAGAATCGTTGTTGCAGACTCTCGTTCTCCACGTGACGGTCGTATTATCGAACAAATCGGTATCTACAACCCATTAACAGAACCAGCAACTTTAGACGTAAAAGAAGAATTAGCTTTAAAATGGTTAGGAAATGGTGCTCAACCATCTGACACAGTTCGTAGCTTATTATCTAAAGCTGGAATCATGAAAAAATTCCACGAATCAAAATAA
- a CDS encoding iron-containing alcohol dehydrogenase, translated as MDNFNFYAPTYFAFGKDKEHEVGKLVKRFGGTKVLIHYGGGSVVRSGLLDRVTHALATENIDYVTLGGAMPNPRSSLVYEGIELCKRENIDFVLAVGGGSAIDSAKAIAAGAIYDGDFWDFFTGKPVNKALPIGTILTISAAGSEGSLDAVITKEEDMLKRDASGEALRPVFSILNPSLTLTLSAYQTACGITDMMAHLYERYLTNTENVEVTDRMIEGLLLALISEGQKAMENPDNYESRANLMWAGMMAHNDSCGVGRTHDWASHDIEHELSAEYDCAHGAGLAVVMPAVFTYNLSHNVMRFAQIAVRVWGCQMDFENPERTAKAGIEAFRQFLISIGMPKNLAELGGKEEDIEKMAHRACYGNDRSGHIGGFVSLNEADVAAIFRMML; from the coding sequence ATGGATAATTTTAATTTTTATGCCCCAACTTATTTTGCTTTTGGAAAAGATAAAGAACACGAAGTTGGCAAATTAGTAAAACGATTCGGCGGAACAAAGGTTCTCATTCATTATGGTGGTGGTTCAGTTGTACGCTCAGGTTTATTAGACCGAGTTACCCATGCTCTCGCTACTGAAAATATCGACTATGTAACCTTAGGAGGTGCAATGCCAAATCCACGTAGTAGTCTTGTTTATGAGGGCATTGAATTATGTAAAAGAGAAAACATTGACTTTGTACTAGCCGTCGGTGGTGGCAGTGCAATTGACTCTGCAAAAGCTATTGCAGCTGGAGCTATTTATGACGGAGATTTTTGGGACTTTTTTACAGGAAAGCCCGTTAATAAGGCATTGCCTATCGGTACAATTTTAACTATTTCAGCAGCCGGTAGTGAGGGGTCGCTTGACGCTGTGATTACCAAAGAGGAAGATATGTTGAAACGTGACGCTTCCGGTGAGGCATTAAGACCAGTCTTTTCGATTTTAAATCCGTCCTTAACTTTAACCTTATCTGCCTATCAAACTGCCTGTGGGATTACTGATATGATGGCACATTTGTACGAACGTTACTTAACAAATACTGAAAATGTCGAAGTAACCGACCGCATGATTGAAGGCTTATTATTAGCTTTGATTTCTGAGGGGCAAAAGGCAATGGAAAATCCCGATAACTACGAGTCACGTGCAAACTTAATGTGGGCGGGTATGATGGCACATAATGATTCTTGTGGCGTAGGACGTACTCATGACTGGGCAAGCCATGATATTGAACACGAATTATCCGCTGAATATGACTGTGCACATGGAGCAGGCCTTGCTGTCGTTATGCCGGCTGTCTTTACGTATAACTTATCCCATAATGTCATGCGTTTTGCACAAATAGCTGTTCGTGTATGGGGCTGTCAAATGGATTTTGAAAATCCTGAACGCACTGCTAAAGCAGGTATTGAGGCATTCCGCCAATTTTTAATTTCAATTGGCATGCCGAAAAACTTAGCTGAATTAGGTGGAAAAGAAGAAGACATCGAAAAAATGGCACATCGTGCTTGTTATGGCAATGACCGTTCCGGTCATATAGGTGGTTTCGTTTCCTTAAACGAAGCAGATGTTGCAGCTATTTTTCGTATGATGCTTTAA
- a CDS encoding DegV family protein has protein sequence MKWKIVTDSGANIRLNSQINEEVGFEVVPLLINIGTELFIDNDLEKIPYLMDTMESSKLGSSSACPAPDTYAKAFADADNIICFTLSSGLSGSYNSAMLAKETVLEQDPTKNIFIFDSLSAGSEVDLLINKAIELATSDVDFDNVVNLLKAYHEKTALLFMLESVDNLVKNGRLNKLVGSMIGLLGIRLIGERSEVGQIEVIHKSKGSKRALKLLLEELKQKGYDNGKIIVSHCLNETIAEEFKTLVLAQYPQADIEINQTSGLCSYYAQRGGLMIGYQKA, from the coding sequence ATGAAATGGAAAATTGTTACAGATTCAGGCGCAAATATTCGCCTAAATTCACAAATTAATGAAGAAGTTGGTTTTGAAGTTGTACCATTATTAATTAATATTGGTACTGAATTATTTATCGATAATGACCTAGAAAAAATCCCATACTTAATGGATACCATGGAAAGCAGTAAACTCGGTTCTTCGAGTGCTTGCCCTGCACCAGATACGTATGCAAAAGCATTTGCTGATGCTGACAATATTATTTGTTTCACTCTATCAAGTGGCTTATCAGGCAGTTATAATAGTGCCATGTTAGCCAAAGAAACAGTATTAGAACAAGACCCTACAAAAAATATTTTCATTTTTGATTCGCTTTCTGCAGGTTCTGAAGTTGATTTATTGATTAACAAAGCCATTGAATTAGCAACAAGTGATGTAGATTTTGACAATGTAGTGAATTTATTGAAAGCCTATCATGAAAAAACAGCATTGTTATTCATGTTAGAATCAGTAGATAATCTAGTTAAAAATGGACGTCTTAATAAGCTAGTTGGTTCAATGATTGGTTTATTAGGTATTCGCTTAATCGGAGAACGCAGTGAAGTAGGACAAATTGAAGTTATTCATAAGTCGAAAGGCTCAAAACGTGCATTAAAATTATTATTAGAAGAATTAAAACAAAAAGGTTATGATAATGGTAAAATTATCGTATCACATTGTTTAAACGAAACTATTGCAGAAGAATTTAAAACATTAGTATTAGCACAATATCCACAAGCTGACATTGAAATTAATCAAACAAGTGGTCTATGCAGCTACTACGCACAACGTGGTGGTTTAATGATTGGTTATCAAAAGGCATAA
- a CDS encoding YutD family protein produces MKHRPVDTITTQIESILTSITTEATESEKNVYLIDDTTIQINQQIYRVVKDYREGFDFVAFEARYQDYFEKFDFIVGDWGYEQLRLRGFYQLNRRKVPREQTIDYLEDYLKEYCNFGCKYFVLAKEEALLKYNQLTQAPTQSTKQLTKAATKQIQTRSTKEQEIVPSVKVKPAKKAKARDNFQIKQSKHKKTQAEQSPKPVDNKVSVVAQTNKRKFVIKQHSK; encoded by the coding sequence ATGAAGCATCGACCAGTTGATACAATTACGACGCAAATCGAATCGATTTTAACATCAATTACGACGGAAGCAACAGAATCTGAAAAAAATGTCTACTTAATTGATGACACAACAATACAAATTAATCAGCAAATTTATCGTGTAGTGAAAGATTATCGTGAGGGTTTTGATTTTGTGGCATTTGAAGCACGTTATCAAGATTACTTTGAAAAATTTGATTTTATTGTGGGCGATTGGGGATACGAACAATTAAGATTGCGTGGATTTTATCAATTAAATCGTCGTAAAGTACCACGTGAGCAAACGATTGATTATTTAGAAGATTACTTAAAGGAATATTGTAATTTTGGATGTAAATACTTTGTGTTGGCGAAAGAAGAGGCATTATTGAAATATAATCAATTAACGCAAGCACCAACTCAATCTACGAAACAATTAACTAAAGCTGCGACTAAACAAATTCAAACACGCAGCACGAAAGAACAAGAAATTGTTCCGTCAGTCAAAGTGAAACCAGCTAAAAAAGCTAAAGCACGAGATAATTTTCAAATTAAGCAATCGAAACACAAAAAAACACAGGCAGAGCAGTCACCGAAACCAGTTGATAATAAAGTATCGGTAGTGGCACAAACAAATAAACGTAAGTTTGTAATTAAACAACATTCAAAATAA
- a CDS encoding M13 family metallopeptidase has product MKRNKKIALLLASTLLLSTVSSSFLVDGLLVRAEETTAVEESNAESLSPKTDLYQFVNADWLAQATIQADSLSVDSFSEIQDKVEETLKEDVKKIVAGEIQLPDTYHQNFVNLYQIVNNVERRNEEGAAPAKPYLDKIASIASVDDLRNYIINESSNFALPAPITFGIINNPKKSDEQMFAVGQPSLLLPAKDYYADETQKAQLFDLLTQTTIPVLVGMGYSEEEAATLMQQAITFDALLVPYARTSAESADITTQINERSLEELGGYSESLKLNELVTTILGTDDVEHLIVTHPEYYEAINDVVNEENLGLIKSWMTVLTARELASFLSEELYTANQQYTMALTGVQEFSTGEDLAFDVATANYDEVIGQYYGQTYFGEEARQQVTEMVTNIIAVYRERLAKNDWLSQATIDGAIKKLDNLSVNIGYPDKISDVYDLLSFDTEKSWLENVMENRRVRNEYAIEHYSEPVDKSLWGMGAQTVNAFYSPLSNGIYFPAAFLQAPFYSIEQTPSQNYGGIGAVIAHEISHAFDTNGALFDENGNMNNWWTEEDFAKFEEKTQAFVTQWSGLEVAGNPVNAELTLTENIADAGGISASLEALMKQEGADAKEFFFSWARNWRQNIRPEALAMIMATDEHAPNPLRANMQVRNLDLFHEVFETKEGDAMYLAPEERISLW; this is encoded by the coding sequence ATGAAAAGAAATAAAAAAATCGCATTATTATTAGCGTCAACATTATTGTTATCGACAGTATCTTCTAGCTTTTTAGTAGACGGATTACTAGTAAGAGCGGAAGAAACAACGGCTGTAGAAGAATCAAATGCTGAATCTTTATCTCCTAAGACGGATTTATATCAATTTGTAAATGCAGATTGGTTGGCACAAGCAACAATTCAAGCAGATAGTTTATCAGTGGATAGCTTTTCTGAGATTCAAGACAAAGTAGAAGAAACATTAAAAGAAGATGTGAAAAAGATTGTGGCAGGTGAGATTCAATTACCTGATACCTATCATCAAAACTTCGTAAATCTATATCAAATCGTTAACAATGTTGAGCGTCGTAATGAAGAGGGTGCAGCACCAGCAAAACCATATTTGGATAAAATTGCTAGCATTGCATCTGTTGATGATTTAAGAAATTATATTATTAACGAATCAAGCAACTTTGCTTTACCAGCTCCAATTACTTTTGGTATTATCAATAATCCAAAAAAATCAGATGAACAAATGTTTGCAGTAGGACAACCAAGTTTATTATTACCAGCTAAAGATTATTATGCTGATGAAACGCAAAAAGCTCAATTATTTGATTTATTAACACAAACAACGATTCCAGTTTTAGTTGGTATGGGATATTCAGAAGAAGAGGCTGCAACCTTAATGCAACAAGCGATTACTTTCGATGCATTATTAGTTCCATACGCACGTACTTCGGCTGAATCGGCAGATATTACAACACAAATCAATGAACGTTCATTGGAAGAATTAGGTGGCTATTCTGAAAGTTTAAAATTAAATGAATTAGTTACGACAATTTTAGGAACAGATGATGTAGAACATTTAATTGTGACGCATCCAGAGTACTATGAAGCGATTAATGATGTAGTGAATGAAGAGAATCTTGGATTAATTAAATCATGGATGACGGTTTTAACAGCAAGAGAATTAGCAAGTTTCTTATCTGAAGAGTTATATACTGCGAATCAACAGTATACAATGGCTTTAACAGGGGTTCAAGAATTTTCAACAGGTGAAGATTTAGCCTTTGATGTCGCAACAGCTAACTATGATGAAGTTATTGGTCAATATTATGGTCAAACTTATTTTGGTGAAGAGGCACGTCAACAAGTAACTGAAATGGTAACGAATATTATTGCCGTTTATCGTGAGCGTTTGGCGAAAAATGACTGGTTAAGTCAAGCGACAATCGATGGTGCGATTAAAAAATTAGATAATTTAAGTGTCAATATCGGTTATCCTGATAAAATTTCAGATGTATATGACTTATTAAGTTTTGATACTGAAAAATCATGGTTAGAGAATGTAATGGAAAATCGTCGTGTCCGCAATGAGTATGCTATTGAACATTATTCAGAGCCAGTGGATAAGAGCTTATGGGGTATGGGCGCTCAGACCGTCAATGCGTTCTATTCACCATTAAGTAATGGTATTTACTTCCCAGCAGCCTTTTTACAAGCACCATTTTATAGTATTGAACAAACACCAAGTCAAAATTATGGTGGAATTGGTGCAGTTATTGCACATGAGATTTCGCATGCTTTTGACACAAATGGAGCTTTATTTGATGAAAATGGTAATATGAATAACTGGTGGACAGAAGAAGATTTTGCGAAATTCGAAGAAAAAACACAAGCGTTTGTGACACAATGGTCTGGTTTAGAAGTAGCTGGCAATCCGGTAAATGCAGAATTAACATTGACAGAAAATATCGCTGATGCAGGGGGAATTTCAGCATCATTAGAAGCATTAATGAAACAAGAAGGTGCTGATGCAAAAGAATTTTTCTTCAGCTGGGCTCGTAACTGGCGTCAAAACATTCGTCCAGAAGCCTTAGCGATGATTATGGCAACAGATGAGCATGCACCAAATCCATTGAGAGCTAATATGCAAGTTCGTAACTTAGATTTATTCCATGAAGTGTTTGAAACTAAAGAAGGCGATGCAATGTATTTAGCACCAGAAGAAAGAATTAGTTTATGGTAA